In one Drosophila albomicans strain 15112-1751.03 chromosome X, ASM965048v2, whole genome shotgun sequence genomic region, the following are encoded:
- the LOC117569162 gene encoding supporter of activation of yellow protein isoform X2, translating into MNDLRQQQVQVAATSSSVSSLAAAPHCAATNTSSSNTSSSSNTSSANVSPRSSSNSNSNSSNGSRSSSNNSNNYKAATAQRQRQQQQQQLEEEEEEQQEVSSTSSPAQRQQQQQQPEQQQQQQLNVSPAAATHQQQLQQHQQQQQLQQQQQQQQQQQQLVGQITSTTASPPQQRLRDDAQLPNSNSNSNTNSNNTGAAAAAETTTELPPVVAAMAATALDINGEENNSSSSNNSNSSSNNNNNNVPTTTTTAALATTAATTGAVGHKIILKLSKHGSESLSSSSSSSNSNNDERRVEPLRIQLPTQLPSSSSSSSTAAATSSASAATAQQQQPSLVPKITIRPIKPTTQDAANASNSDASSSCSSSSCADADVDADADADDEQLPHIVPKLTIRAANEERVSSVVPKLIIKMPDSGDGGSPHKSAGGGGGGGGATAAPTLLPKLTIKTTTKLEGNGSETQLLSCSLSPASASSSCASSTSSASSSEQLTVPKLMIKTTHAGSSCISSEEQQPQQQQQQQQQIPKLTINIKEQQQQQQPQQQQQHTVIMTHDAKNAQCIPKLTIKTKSIELDEEEEQQQQQLVPKLTIKTTSNSEQQQQQQPLLKLTIKNLCSPKHKVRAVLEEKVVTHTSSKLTLTNGGDVSSNNSKAEATVAAVDDELRRNSDDMDIDDALSKEHDPKIFHNLPAATVAAAAAASNGIEATQQQQQQQPAQQQHNIVDMVDLTSSPSPGSSPAHVVNSSSSNNYTAATVAAGGGTANSSDCGFTTGQKENLLLECLRMQAAQAAAAATVAPTAATVVGNNISNILLSQLTAPPKNFSGQNNNKNSNSAVAAKYPQLTERLMANGGAAKDAAASTVATPTATTAPSESIIDSIEILDTPEGSPQLTPYMQSAYDESTDAPTTPPPPTQQQQQQQQQQQLEQQEQQKLLGIYQAHMNLNLNLNQHRNHNKTTTTTNDNQTSPQQLQLQLHNNNDNNHLKRQQQSPQQLQHHHHQQQQQQDLNAESPSGLPPNKQRRLDNNENDQQTHNCSNNTPATVAATVQQQQQTTPPTPHRSRKQKHERILNTDLEEQQQQLSNGNLLLSSVTAAAIDVNNLDATTTAGTTAFPGTPAAGGAAATTTTTTTTGKRRGRPKRNAIDTAAAAATAAAGATPGTPATPGTPINAQAESAAKSRRVQLLRKRLAIDMVHSAEEQLESNALLPEHHAEHNHMDGSSSEEAAQRLATMLTTTTTSSSSPSMATAMSATTTTTRQRNDHRQLRATRRSVVASPAAATPAKATRKRISKASMLAVEAAAAQEAALRNLSRFIEETNNNNSSNNNSNSNSSSNNNMSFALAQIDLTMCSSSSSTSNGSAANTASSAATTAAATAAASATTTINSMLPPTTILSSSDPLPDVIFQPNDFSSIMATQQLRNNNSSSSNNSIMHFPHTTNSSSISNSDSHDEDNFSALEHSGDESSAQGNNILATFGGSPAHATPTGRGRGRGRGSRGGAGGSGSARSGSATGRGGGNNASNLGQPRLPRMGRGASAVAKAIALSRPRCVGGLKHQPDPERLKGLFSPSPQVFEEDTRMSADLNNSNQSMTSMEPPLTPQKQQLDFLNNEESQSSMVSSVSLMDSNQGQSVDAIIGSAMKRPKKKKMEICVAEDTEFNASSIAEYDWPPPKGCCPSKNRDTFMIQEQVALYLGITSFKRKYPDLPRRPVDMEERNWLQEKGLVSEKMCDLGITAVWASDILDIMYTDFYDKYEEYKEYIRQKHLRDIEAKQKALGLTVGNGRGLQARDRAMLSTSKWNVYFNKTRKEERVACLDLQTFTMNLPMPRSAPSSTLLHRSITNAVRSAAQAENIPEPPTLLPSRVYDAGYQRVDYAYPLALVPGQFSSSYRQLTPAELRAYPLNTVLEKPQQPKQQQQQEEQLIDAVIKAEPATTATVTVTKAAAAATATVRRSQRAARQHRHNETATTTGATAKTTSSGGASYYSGSSSSEASSNSDSESDGDSDSSCSSSSSASSASSRSSNESSRSSSGSATNSQSQQREQDARLTTTTTNCGVCLRSQHRNAKNMPEAFIRCYSCRRRVHPSCIEMPQRMVNRVRNYNWQCADCKCCIKCRSSQRPGKMLYCEQCDRGYHIYCLGVKTVPDGRWSCERCSICMRCGATRPEGLPTIVSPPNGVVDGSSLVKPVKHKKVKWMNEYRIDHITNLREHCSMLCVPCARAKPTKRTPAAPAPTPVATASNNQSSPPAPPPAPSATAATATAASPVQQQANGSTTTTTTEPALSPTASPMVQTTTLPVEAVSNTPVTAKRRQLTTAVEMMNESSSSREAAFEPMYISYKKQQDNGSNSSSNVVDSALMLVADGGASSTTGTATATATITTTTTTATSSSSSSSSSIGIAPPPVVA; encoded by the exons ATGAATGATTTACGCCAGCAACAGGTACAGGTAGCAGCAACATCGTCTTCAGTCAGCAGCCTGGCAGCAGCACCGCACTGCGCCGCCACcaacacaagcagcagcaacaccagcagcagcagcaacacaagtAGCGCCAACGTGAGTCCACGTTCAAGCtccaattcgaattcgaattccaGCAACGGCAgccggagcagcagcaacaacagcaacaactacaaagcagcaacagctcagcgacaaagacagcaacaacagcaacagcttgaagaggaggaagaggagcaACAGGAAGTGAGCTCAACATCGTCGCCGgcacagcgacaacaacagcagcagcagccagagcagcagcagcagcaacagttgaatgtgtcgccagcagcagcaacgcaccaacaacaattgcagcaacaccagcagcagcaacagttgcagcaacagcaacaacaacagcagcagcagcaacagctggtGGGTCAAATAACCAGCACTACAGCATCGCCGCCGCAGCAACGACTGCGCGACGATGCGCAGCTgccaaacagcaacagtaacagcaacacgaacagcaacaacactggagcagctgcagcagctgagaCAACAACTGAGCTGCCTCCGGTTGTCGCAGCAATGGCCGCCACGGCCCTAGACATTAATGGCGAggagaacaacagcagcagcagtaacaacagcaacagtagcagcaacaacaacaacaacaacgttccaacaaccacaacaacagctgcactggcaacaacagcagccacaacaggaGCTGTTGGTCACAAGATCATATTGAAGCTATCCAAACATGGCAGCGAATctctgtcgtcgtcgtccagcagcagcaacagcaacaatgacgAACGTCGCGTTGAACCGCTGCGCATACAATTGCCCACACAATTGCCCAGCTCCTCATCATCCtcctcaacagcagcagcaacctcctccgcatcagcagcaaccgcacagcagcagcaaccaagtCTGGTGCCAAAGATTACCATCAGACCGATAAAGCCAACAACACAAGATGCTGCCAATGCATCCAATTCGGATGCCTCATCCTcctgctcatcatcatcgtgtgCGGACGCTGATGTCGATgctgatgccgatgccgatgacGAGCAGCTGCCGCACATTGTGCCCAAGCTGACGATTCGAGCAGCCAACGAGGAGCGTGTTAGCAGCGTGGTGCCCAAGTTGATTATCAAAATGCCCGATAGCGGTGATGGCGGAAGTCCGCACAAAAGTgctggaggcggaggcggaggaggaggagcaacagCTGCTCCCACATTGCTGCCCAAGCTGACCATCAAGACGACAACGAAGCTGGAGGGCAACGGCAGCGAGACGCAACTGTTGAGCTGCAGTTTGTCGCCCGCTTCAGCGAGCAGCTCTTGCGCCTCATCCACAAGCTCGGCTTCATCGTCGGAGCAATTGACGGTGCCGAAGCTGATGATCAAGACAACGCACGCTGGCAGTAGCTGCATCAGCAGTGAggagcagcaaccacagcagcagcaacagcaacaacaacagatacCAAAGCTAACCATCAACAttaaggagcagcagcagcagcagcaaccacagcagcaacaacaacacacggTGATCATGACGCACGATGCCAAGAATGCTCAGTGCATACCCAAGCTAACCATCAAGACCAAGTCCATTGAACTGGACGAAGAggaagaacagcaacaacaacaattggtgCCCAAGCTCACCATCAAAACGACGAGCAACAgtgaacaacagcaacagcagcaaccattgCTCAAGTTGACCATCAAGAATCTATGCTCACCCAAGCACAAGGTGCGCGCTGTGCTCGAGGAGAAGGTTGTGACGCACACCAGCTCCAAGCTGACGCTCACCAATGGCGGCGATgttagcagcaacaacagcaaagcagaagcaactgttgctgccgttgacGATGAGCTGCGTCGCAACTCGGATGACATGGACATCGATGATGCACTGTCCAAAGAGCATGATCCGAAAATCTTTCACAAtctgccagcagcaacagttgctgccgcGGCTGCAGCCAGCAATGGCATCGAagcaacacaacagcagcagcagcaacagccagcgcaacagcaacacaacatTGTTGACATGGTGGATCTGACGTCGTCACCTTCGCCCGGCTCCTCGCCAGCGCATGTTGttaatagcagcagcagcaacaattataccgcagcaacagttgctgccgGCGGCGGCACAGCGAACAGCAGCGATTGCGGCTTTACGACGGGACAAAAAGAGAATCTGTTGCTGGAATGTTTGCGCATGCAGGCggcacaagcagcagcagcagcaaccgttgcgcccacagcagcaactgttgttggCAACAACATCTCAAATATATTGCTCAGCCAGTTGACGGCGCCGCCGAAGAATTTTAGCGgccagaacaacaacaagaactcgAACTCTGCTGTCGCTGCCAAATATCCGCAGCTCACCGAACGTCTCATGGCCAATGGCGGAGCAGCCAAAGATGCCGCAGCATCAACCGTTGCAACtcccacagcaacaactgcgcCATCAGAATCAATCATCGATTCCATTGAGATTCTGGACACGCCCGAGGGAAGTCCACAGTTGACGCCCTACATGCAAAGTGCCTACGACGAGTCAACGGATGCTCCAACAACGCCACCGCCaccaacacagcagcagcaacaacaacaacagcagcagcagctggagcaacaagaacaacaaaagttgcTTGGCATTTACCAAGCGCATATGAATCTAAATCTGAATCTTAACCAGCATCGtaaccacaacaaaacaacaacaacaactaacgaCAATCAGACGTCgccacagcaactgcaattgcagttgcacaacaacaatgacaacaaccatctgaagcgacagcaacagtcgccacagcagctgcaacatcatcaccatcaacagcaacagcagcaggatcTAAACGCAGAATCTCCCAGTGGC TTGCCGCCCAACAAACAGCGGCGCCTGGACAACAATGAGAACGACCAACAGACgcacaactgcagcaacaatacgccggcaacagttgctgctaccgttcagcagcagcaacagacgaCGCCACCGACGCCGCATCGCAGTCGGAAGCAGAAACACGAGCGGATACTCAACACGGATTTggaggagcaacaacagcagctgagcaATGGCAATCTGTTGCTGTCGTcggtaacagcagcagccattgATGTGAATAACTTggatgcaacaacaacagcgggaACAACAGCATTTCCTGGCACGccagcagcaggaggagcagcagccacgacaacaacaacgacgacaacaggCAAAAGACGCGGCAGACCGAAGAGAAATGCAATTGacaccgcagcagcagcagccacagcggcagcaggagcaacacCCGGCACACCAGCAACACCAGGCACGCCCATCAATGCGCAGGCCGAAAGTGCGGCCAAGTCACGTCGCGTCCAGCTGCTAAGGAAGCGACTGGCCATCGATATGGTGCACAGTGCCGAGGAGCAGCTGGAGAGCAATGCGTTGTTGCCTGAACATCATGCGGAGCATAATCACATggacggcagcagcagcgaggaGGCAGCCCAACGTTTGGCCACAatgctgacgacgacgacaacatcatcatcatcaccatcgatggcgacggcgatgtcagcgacaacaacaacaacgcgacAACGCAACGATCATCGGCAATTGCGTGCCACACGACGCAGTGTTGTTGCCTCGCCAGCGGCCGCAACGCCAGCGAAGGCGACGCGCAAACGCATCAGCAAGGCTTCGATGTTGGCGGTGGAAGCGGCAGCGGCACAGGAGGCAGCGTTGCGAAATCTCTCGCGGTTCATTGAggagacaaacaacaacaacagcagcaacaataacagcaacagcaatagcagcagtaacaacaacatgtCGTTCGCCTTGGCTCAAATCGATTTGACCATGTGCAGTTCCTCTTCCTCCACCAGCAATGGCAGCGCCGCCAAcacagcatcatcagcagcaactacagcagcagcaactgctgcagcgtcagcaacaacaacgattaACTCGATGTTGCCGCCCACAACGATATTGTCGTCGTCGGATCCGCTGCCCGATGTCATCTTTCAGCCCAATGACTTCTCCTCCATTATGGCAACGCAGCAGctgcgcaacaacaacagcagcagcagcaacaacagcatcatgCACTTTCCGCACACGACAAACAGCTcgagcatcagcaacagcgacTCCCACGACGAGGACAACTTCAGTGCACTGGAGCATTCTGGTG ATGAATCTTCGGCCCAGGGCAACAATATTCTCGCCACTTTCGGTGGCAGTCCAGcacatgccacgcccactggcCGTGGTCGCGGACGTGGCCGTGGATCCAGGGGAGGCGCTGGCGGCTCAGGATCTGCGCGCAGTGGCAGCGCAACGGGACGTGGCGGAGGCAACAATGCCAGCAATCTCGGCCAGCCACGTTTGCCGCGCATGGGACGCGGCGCCAGCGCCGTGGCCAAAGCCATCGCACTCAGTCGACCGCGCTGCGTCGGCGGACTCAAGCATCAACCGGATCCAGAGCGGCTCAAGGGTCTCTTCAGTCCG tcgcCGCAGGTGTTTGAGGAGGACACACGGATGAGCGCCGATctaaacaacagcaatcaatCAATGACCAGCATGGAGCCACCGTTAACGCCGCAAAA ACAACAACTGGACTTTCTCAACAACGAGGAATCGCAATCATCGATGGTGAGCAGCGTCAGTTTGATGGATTCGAATCAGGGTCAATCGGTGGACGCCATCATCGGTTCGGCCATGAAGCGAcccaagaagaagaagatggagATTTGCGTAGCCGAAGA TACGGAATTTAATGCCTCCTCGATTGCGGAATACGATTGGCCGCCACCCAAGGGTTGTTGTCCGTCCAAGAATCGGGATACATTCATGATCCAAGAGCAGGTTGCCCTCTACTTGGGCATCACCAGTTTCAAGCGTAAATATCCCGATTTACCGCGACGTCCCGTCGACATGGAGGAACGCAATTGGCTCCAGGAGAAGGGTTTGGTCAGCGAGAAAATGTGCGATCTGGGCATCACTGCGGTCTGGGCCTCCGACATCTTGGACATTATGTATACCGATTTCTATGACAAGTACGAGGAGTACAAGGAATACATACGCCAGAAGCATCTCCGCGACATCGAGGCCAAGCAAAAGGCGCTCGGACTCACCGTGGGCAATGGACGCGGCTTGCAGGCCCGCGATCGCGCCATGCTCTCCACCAGCAAATGGAACGTCTACTTCAACAAAAC GCGCAAGGAGGAGCGTGTGGCGTGTCTCGATCTGCAGACGTTCACAATGAATCTGCCGATGCCGCGATCGGCGCCCAGTTCGACGTTGTTGCATCGTTCGATCACGAATGCGGTGCGATCGGCTGCCCAGGCGGAGAACATCCCGGAGCCGCCGACATTGCTGCCGTCGCGTGTCTACGATGCCGGGTATCAGCGAGTCGACTACGCCTATCCCTTGGCTTTGGTGCCCGGTCAGTTTTCGTCCAGCTATCGCCAGCTAACGCCCGCCGAGTTACG AGCTTATCCGCTAAACACAGTGCTGGAGAAGCCgcagcagccaaaacaacagcagcaacaagaagaacagcTGATTGATGCTGTTATCAAGGCagagccagcaacaacagcaacggtaACGgtaacaaaagcagcagcagctgcgactGCAACGGTGCGACGCAGTCAGCGAGCTGCGCGCCAGCATCGTCACAatgagacagcaacaacaacgggagCAACAGCCAAAACAACGTCCAGCGGCGGCGCATCGTActacagcggcagcagcagcagcgaagccagcagcaacagcgactcG GAGAgtgacggcgacagcgacagtagctgcagtagcagcagcagcgcaagcAGTGCAAGCAGTCGCAGCAGTAACGAaagcagtcgcagcagcagcggcagcgcaaCGAACTCACAGTCGCAGCAGCGGGAACAGGACGCAAGAttaacaacgacgacgacgaattGTGGCGTCTGTTTGCGCAGTCAGCATCGCAATGCGAAAAACATGCCCGAAGCTTTTATACGCTGCTACAGCTGTCGGCGTCGAG TGCATCCCAGCTGTATTGAGATGCCACAGCGCATGGTTAACCGGGTGCGCAATTATAATTGGCAATGTGCGGACTGCAAGTGTTGCATTAAATGCCGCAGCAGCCAGCGACCCGGTAAAATGCTCTACTGCGAGCAATGCGATCGCGGCTATCACATTTATTGCCTAGGCGTCAAAACAGTGCCGGATG gTCGCTGGAGCTGTGAACGTTGCTCGATTTGTATGCGTTGCGGTGCCACACGACCCGAAGGATTGCCAACGATTGTCTCACCGCCCAACGGTGTTGTCGATGGTTCGTCGCTGGTCAAGCCGGTCAAGCACAAAAAGGTGAAATGGATGAACGAGTATCGCATCGATCACATCACCAATTTGCGCGAACACTGTTCCATGCTCTGTGTGCCGTGTGCACGCGCCAAGCCCACCAAACGTACGccagctgctcctgctccaaCTCCAGTTGCGACTGCCAGCAACAATCAGTCGtctcctcctgctcctcctcctgctccttcagccacggcagcaacagcaacagctgcatcGCCAGTTCAACAACAGGCGAATGgctccacaacaacaacaacaacggagcCAGCTTTGAGTCCAACAGCGTCTCCAATGGTGCAAACGACAACGCTGCCCGTCGAGGCGGTCAGCAATACGCCCGTGACAGCGAAGCGACGGCAGCTGACGACGGCAGTCGAGATGATGaatgagagcagcagcagcagggaaGCGGCATTTGAACCCATGTACATTAGTTATAAGAAGCAACAGGATAAtggcagcaatagcagcagcaatgtgGTGGATAGTGCTCTCATGTTGGTTGCTGATGGAGGAGCGTCGTCGACTacaggaacagcaacagccacagcaacaatcacgacaacaacaacaacagcaacgtcgtcgtcgtcgtcttcgtcatcATCAATTGGCATAGCGCCGCCGCCGGTTGTTGCCTGA